ACGGTGTGAGCTACCCCTGGTATGGAAACACAACAGAGACTGTCACCATTGTGGGCCCCACCTCTAAGCCATCCCGCTTCATCGTTAGCATGAATGACAATTTTTACCCCAGCGTCACCTGGGCTGTGCCGGTCAGTGAATCCAACACGCCCTTACTGACTAACATCAAAAGGGACCAGAGCTTCACCACCTGGCTAGTGGCGCTCAACACCACGTCCAGGGAAAAGATCCTGCTCCACACCATCAAGTGGAGGATGAGGGTCGATATCGCGGTGGATCCGTCCCTGCCACTGGGCTCCAGGGCCAGGCTGGTGGGCCGGGTGCACCAGGACCAGCCGCGGGTGCTGACCCGCATGGAGCCCATCACTGCTAACGCCATGGGGAGGCCCAACGCCAACGACGCCCAGGTTCTGATGTGGAGGCCAAGGAGAGGGCCTCCGCTTGTTGTCATACCATCCAAGTAGAGCATTGAGAGCATCTGATTGGCCGTTAGTTATATCATATCATAGTGGGTCACTTCAGAAGTGAAACGGCTAAAAAGGATAATCAGATTAcaagacaaaaaacagacaaaattaaGATCTATAAGCAGGCTGAGACGTGTGCCAATGGTGCAAATCAgagttgcagtttttttttttgtgtaaagtATCGAGGGGACAGCTGCCTTAATTCCCCCACTGCTGCCTTTGACGATCAAGAAAGTATGTTGGTCTCCACTTCTGGTGCTGTTGAGCTGTTGGGTATCCAGGCCTTCACTGCAGCCCAGCACAACTGAGCAAAGCTAACTTTGAAATCCACCATTAGTGCTGGGATGTAACTCAAACCTGTACTGTAGCTACTCAGGCCCAGAAAGAAATGATCAAGCCTAAACACAGaccctgttttaaaaaaaaaaggttcttcAGCCTTAATGATGACATAATACTGGCCTGCTCTGTACTGTAAAGTGCTGTGTAAGAGTGCAACCAAGGAAAGGGGATAGTGTTTATGTGCCATACAACACTGCTGCGGGGTGTATTCATTACGGACAGAGAGAACTATAATATCAACTGAAATGTTACAGGATGATGTGCAGGCATGTGTGTTTTCTATAATGGAGACCCAGGATTGGGTCCAGGCTTGCTGCTCTCTCACCCTCACAAAACACACGGGCCTAATTCGTGGTTATGCTACAGGGAGGGACATTTTTCAAGATGATTTATACACAGAAAGATTGTCCAAGACACATGCATCCTTAGAGCTACTTTGCTTTTTTACATATCACAGAAAATGTAGAAATCACAGCTTTTGGATTTCATGATATGCACACAATTTGTGCGTTGAGAAATAATCTTACATGAAGCCCTGCAGCGGGATTTTTGCTTTTCAATCACAAATGGCCAGTTCATCCAAGCTGCAGAGCTTCTCCCTCCCTGCCTTTTGAAAGCCAGTGATGCCTGTGTTGACGACAGCCTCCAACGGTAAACAAACATTGTCTTTCCCCTGTCCCATCTAATCAGGTTTGTGATGTGAAGAAGCAAGGTTACTTTATTTTACAAGTAATTAAATGAGTCTGCCTTCAGTGGCTGTAAGAGGACAAACAGAGCTGTAACAAATCTTTAAGAGCAAAGATTGTAGTGAAAGAGAACTGTATTTACACGAGAAGATTTACTTAAAGCATCGTTTCACCTAAATTACAAAGAAAATATTTAGCCATGCAGACTTTTTCGGATTTTATTTGTCCAAGTTTTGAAATATCAGTCAGTGAGATTTGTGTCTCACAACCAATACAATGGAGATGAAATGTCTTTAGTGATCAAAGCTTTGACAAAAGTGCATTTAAACAGCCATGCCAGCAGCTCTGAGGCTGTAGTTACAGTAAATGCcagcatgctcacaatgacaatgctaacatgctgatgtttagcaagtatgtttaaaatgttaattatcTTTGTTTAGAGTGTTAGCTAGTAACAATTGCTAATTTGCACAAAGTACAGCCGAGGCTgatgtctttgtctttttttgcaggtatttggtcataagcaaagtattggacaaataaaTGTTTGGACTTTTAGTAGAAAAGTCAGTTAGTCACCAAAGTAATCAAAAAATATCTTCTGGGCACCATAAATATCTCACCACTCATATAGTAGTCTTGGAATACTTTACTAAGCACCAAATATGTCAAACGTATGGTGGAGCTAGAGGAAGAGTTATCAAATAATTAggacatattatatatatatatataggtctAGGAACCTGGCCCTCCATTCACCGCCATTGTATTGGGTGGAGGCAGAAATCTAAGTGAACAGATATCTGAAATCGGAACTTTCTACATGGTCAGATACTGACAGAAGTAGGTAAGAAAAtggttttaattttatttgggtGAAGTGACTCTTTAAAGATTGGTGCAGTATCTGGTTTACACAGACAAAGGTCTCTTGTGCCATTATGATCttttataaaatgtgtttttatgagGATTTATGACTACAGAATATGAACATTTCACAATCATGTTATATCTGAAAATGTTGCTTGTTGTTTTCCAAGCAGGTCTATACgttgtatttctgtttattCACACTCAGCGGGCCAGTGAAACACGTGCCGCTGAAGTGCTGAGCTGGTCCAGATGAGACAGAGATgaagagagatggaggatgGAACCACATTATCTTACCCATGCTGCTGCTCATTACTCCTGGTGCAAACCAAATAAGCCTTCACACACACGCgcaggcacgcacacatgcacacacgcacacacgcacacacacacacacacacgtcatctGGAACGACCCTATGAGTGTCCCTGCCTGTGTATTGTACGTCCTGCAACACACTCATCATAGAGAAGCATGGACACTGGATATTCTAACAACATGCCGATTGTAGCCACGACACTGAAGCAGTTTGTGAGGCATCTGAGAGCCCATGTTGACAATCAAGGGAAACAGCTAGAGCAGCACTTTTAACTGGAGAATCAAAGTAGGTGATCTTATAGAGTCTTTTATAGAGGGCAAAGCAAGCGGAAACCTTTTTCACATGTTGCCCCTATTAAAATTAAGtcttgtggccgggttagctcatttggtggagcgggcgcacatatatatatggagGTTTGCTCTTCGACGCGGCGGCCTCGGGTTCggctccaacctgcggccctttgctgcatgtcgttccccctctctctccactttcatgttttcatctgtcctgtggaaataaaggcctaaaaatgccctaaaaaattctctttaaaaaaaaataaataattaagtgTTGAGCGAAAATACATTTATACTTGACCATGAGGTCACACAGtctgctgtctgtgtgtatcagGACCTCAAGTGTCTTTTACAGTAACAGATGTGCCTGAGGACTGGAAGTAGAGCGGTACACAGCCCTTCATGAGGAGCTTAAGACGTTAGTTTCTACTTGTTCTGCTGATTGATTGGACTCTGATACAGTTATTGGTTTTGAAAATGGCTGGGTAATGGTGTTTTACAGTGTTATAATATGAAGGACATGGCCCTCTGCCATGTTACAGTCctttctctctgactgtctggcTTTTGCATGCAGTGTTTTTAaacgcattaaaaaaaatgccaaaaatatcAAAGTGTGAATGTATTCATGTCATGTAGTTTGCAGTTCTAAGGCAACATGCCAAGTATTAAATTAGACAAGGTAGTTGTGCAAAACAATAATCAAGAATCAGACAGGGGTGTTGTAATAAATGACAAGCTGCTAAGATGGCTCCATGATAATTTGTAAAgaatattgtgttacttttgatttgttgctactgctgctgttaaaaaatgtgtgCTTTTTAGTGTAGGAAAGATCTTTAGGGGAGATCCACGAGGAATTCAACACAATAACACATTCAGAAAAGATAAaggaaacatttttcttttataaaagaTTCACATAttgataattaaaataataaagttaTTAATTATACCCGCTTTATcccaagaaaaaaacattccagAAGAAAAACATTAGTCAAATTGTGATGTAAAttagtggttctcaacctggggGTCGGGACCCCCAAAGGGGGTAACAAGATCATTTCTGGGGGTCGCCAGATggttggggagaaaaaaaatgaaataacacaTATTCTAGACTGGGGAATGGTTTTTACATTACTGTGTGAGTTTGGCACATTTAATGTGTTATATTCAGAGCTGTAAATCAGGAGTTCCTGGAACACAGAAATGGGTCTGAAGACATGGCAgggggagaggaaaaaaaaatcacaaatgcATCAAAAATCCACAGAGCCTGGATCACATTGGACAAGGCTAGGGTCTAGCTGctaaaactaaactataaagcaaagcattatttgtttacatgtattaatcaaagcattcacaaaaaaaatcactcaAAATCAGCAGGGGGAGGCGTGTAGATACCAGTTTGCAGCGCTTGTTGTTGAGGGGGGGGGCCGCAAACACCAACCTCATTATTGTGGGGGGTCGCAACtcgaaaaggttgagaaccactgatgtAAATAATGCCTCACGCATGTCTGATGTGATCAGTATAATTCAGTACGTTCAGACTTAGCTGGGCCACATTCAGCCATTTTTGATCACTTTGCCACAAAAGCAACAGGTGGTATTGTTACACGAGCACAGGACGTAAGGAGCTGGATGTTTATATTCAATGGCTTTGAAAAGTCACGTGGAAGCCTAACCAATTAATAGATACATTAAATAGACAATTCGATTAGATTTATAGATTACAATTTAAATGGTGCTATTATTCAAGGTTAACATAATTCAAAATTGTACAAAATATTCTTCACCACATAATCAAACTCTCCCTTCAAGAATCAATATCTTCAAATCATTACCACAGTTACAGCTGAGAACAGCGTGTCTCAAGTGTCCGATTAGTTTATTACTGTAGCATTTAATCATACACCCAGATTACTGTAAAACACATTCAACCCCACCAGACACCAGTCATACAGTAATTATGTCACTGGTTATCAAAGATATCCCAATGACTATATGTTGCCTGGTAACAAAAAACGTTTCCAAAAATAGCTGGACAAAACGTAACATGGAAACCATTTTGGAAACAATACTAGTTATGGTCActgtaactaccatagtctaaAGGCTCTTGGTGCATTGAGTGTTATGCCGAGTTATGCCTCCCAGGCATCCTCCTAAACCATTTGACTATGAGAGCTTGCGGTATTGTACAGAGCTTTGGTGTAAACAA
This sequence is a window from Sander lucioperca isolate FBNREF2018 chromosome 11, SLUC_FBN_1.2, whole genome shotgun sequence. Protein-coding genes within it:
- the fam78bb gene encoding protein FAM78B → MHGLIVLTLVESQSAVLFPRPGRLTWLLLTITFTCTAMGCIQSIACNKSRIKRENIVVYDLSATIDHCPTVIEENSPIVLRYKTPYFKASARIVMPPISRNETWVVGWIQACTQMEFYNTYGDVGMSSWELPQLREGLVRAISDSDGVSYPWYGNTTETVTIVGPTSKPSRFIVSMNDNFYPSVTWAVPVSESNTPLLTNIKRDQSFTTWLVALNTTSREKILLHTIKWRMRVDIAVDPSLPLGSRARLVGRVHQDQPRVLTRMEPITANAMGRPNANDAQVLMWRPRRGPPLVVIPSK